One genomic window of Polyangium aurulentum includes the following:
- a CDS encoding polyamine aminopropyltransferase, which yields MPLPRRMVHPALLGTVFVIATSGLVYELVTGTLASYVLGDSVTQFSLVIGLYLFAMGIGSYLSRFLEQRLLERFVEIELCLALAGGLSAPLLFKVYAASAAFRFALYGVVLLIGTLVGLEIPLLIRLLEFQLDLKELVARVLTVDYVGALFASLLFPSLLLPRLGIHQTSLFFGLLNAVVAFIATFLFPLERIVTLRLRAQCVVVGAVLALSFGFVSRFVDRAETVYFGAPIIYAAQSPYQRVVITRSPRTTRLFLNGNLQFSSDDEQRYHEVLVHPAIAALGRDPRTVLVLGGGDGLAVRELLRYPSVERIVLVDLDAAVTDAFRTLPVALELNGGSLNDPRVAIHNEDAFKFLEEAREAFDLAIVDFPDPSNYAVGKLYTDAFYQLLRERLSFRGVAVVQATSPQYARESFWSIAHTIEAAGFSTAPLHVYVPSFGDWGFVIAGGEQLSAPGSLRIDAQKLRWLEPAGVPELFRFPRDIGKVDAPINRLNDQKLVAIYSREWGVLTR from the coding sequence ATGCCGCTGCCGCGCCGCATGGTCCATCCAGCGCTCCTGGGCACGGTGTTCGTGATCGCCACCTCCGGGCTCGTCTACGAGCTCGTCACGGGCACCCTCGCCAGCTACGTGCTCGGCGACTCGGTCACCCAGTTCAGCCTGGTGATCGGCCTCTACCTCTTCGCGATGGGCATCGGCTCGTACCTGTCGCGCTTCCTCGAGCAGCGGCTGCTCGAACGCTTCGTCGAGATCGAGCTGTGCCTCGCCCTCGCCGGCGGCCTGTCCGCCCCGCTGCTCTTCAAGGTCTACGCCGCCTCCGCCGCCTTCCGTTTCGCGCTCTACGGCGTCGTCCTGCTCATCGGCACCCTCGTCGGCCTCGAGATCCCGCTGCTCATCCGCCTGCTCGAGTTCCAGCTCGATCTGAAGGAGCTGGTCGCGCGCGTCCTCACCGTCGACTACGTCGGCGCCCTCTTCGCGAGCCTGCTCTTCCCGTCCTTGCTCCTGCCGCGCCTCGGCATCCACCAGACGAGCCTCTTCTTCGGCCTGCTCAACGCCGTCGTCGCCTTCATCGCCACGTTCCTCTTCCCACTCGAGCGCATCGTCACGCTGCGCCTGCGGGCCCAGTGCGTGGTCGTGGGCGCCGTGCTCGCCCTGTCCTTCGGCTTCGTGAGCCGCTTCGTCGATCGCGCCGAGACCGTCTACTTCGGCGCCCCGATCATCTACGCCGCGCAGTCGCCCTACCAGCGCGTCGTCATCACCCGCTCGCCGCGCACGACGCGCCTGTTCTTGAACGGCAACCTGCAGTTCTCCTCCGACGACGAGCAGCGCTACCACGAGGTCCTCGTCCACCCCGCGATCGCCGCCCTCGGCCGCGATCCGCGCACCGTCCTCGTCCTCGGCGGAGGCGACGGCCTCGCCGTGCGCGAGCTGCTTCGTTACCCGTCGGTCGAGCGCATCGTCCTCGTCGATCTCGACGCCGCCGTCACCGACGCCTTCCGCACGCTGCCCGTCGCGCTCGAGCTGAACGGCGGATCGCTCAACGACCCGCGCGTCGCCATCCACAACGAGGACGCGTTCAAGTTCCTCGAGGAGGCGCGCGAGGCGTTCGACCTCGCCATCGTCGACTTCCCCGATCCCTCGAACTACGCCGTCGGCAAGCTCTACACCGACGCCTTCTACCAGCTCCTGCGCGAGCGCCTCTCCTTCCGCGGCGTCGCCGTCGTGCAAGCCACCTCGCCCCAGTACGCGCGCGAGTCGTTCTGGAGCATCGCCCACACCATCGAGGCCGCAGGCTTCTCGACCGCGCCCCTCCACGTCTACGTGCCGAGCTTCGGCGACTGGGGTTTTGTCATTGCAGGCGGCGAGCAGCTTTCGGCGCCGGGCTCGTTGCGCATCGACGCGCAGAAGCTCCGCTGGCTCGAGCCCGCCGGCGTCCCCGAGCTGTTCCGCTTCCCGCGCGACATCGGCAAGGTCGACGCGCCCATCAACCGCCTGAACGACCAGAAGCTCGTCGCGATCTACTCGCGCGAGTGGGGAGTCCTCACGCGCTGA
- a CDS encoding flavin monoamine oxidase family protein, giving the protein MGSPHALMDRRAFLTALATGWLVDTTAPSARCPSGRILGASHKAGHLLREERSMSPDGPPDRADLVIVGGGVAGLSAAWRLAPAGLDVRVLELERFAGGTSSWEDEGAAPHPWGAHYLAAPNTEARAALRLLEEMRVLVGWDAAGRPRFDPRALCHAPQERLFYRGAWHQGLVPQDELTDAERDELARFSDLEHALTDRIGNDGRPAFQIPLALSSRDPDLLALDRISMAAWLDREGYRTPFLRWYVRYATLDDFGAEPEEVSAWAALHYFAARKLKTPELEGSHFLVWPEGNGRLVKALVDKARPTISLGALVTAIEPITSGVEIRWLDTATRTARRTQARAVVIAAPAFITRRLFPRAAPSLPARASSPWLVANLHVERPIDPDMAWDSVLFDAQGLGYVDARHQMTTLSARTVLTYYRAFGDHDVSAARTKLLEASWENLADDVLRDLSPAHPELRDQLERMDIVLWGHAMPRPRPGFLGEAPFAPVCLLDARIAWAHADQPGMALFEESQASGIRAAEALAPALGLDLGPTWL; this is encoded by the coding sequence GTGGGGAGTCCTCACGCGCTGATGGACCGCCGCGCCTTCCTCACCGCGCTCGCCACGGGCTGGCTCGTCGACACCACGGCCCCGAGCGCGCGATGCCCCTCGGGCCGCATCCTCGGCGCATCGCACAAGGCCGGACACCTGCTGCGCGAAGAGCGCTCCATGTCCCCCGATGGCCCGCCCGATCGCGCCGACCTCGTCATCGTCGGCGGAGGCGTCGCAGGCCTGTCCGCAGCCTGGAGGCTCGCGCCCGCAGGCCTCGACGTGCGCGTGCTCGAGCTCGAGCGATTCGCAGGCGGCACCAGCTCGTGGGAGGACGAAGGCGCGGCCCCTCACCCGTGGGGCGCCCACTACCTCGCCGCCCCGAACACCGAAGCCCGCGCCGCCTTGCGCCTGCTCGAAGAGATGCGCGTGCTCGTCGGCTGGGACGCCGCCGGCCGCCCTCGCTTCGATCCACGCGCGCTCTGCCACGCACCTCAAGAGCGCCTCTTCTACCGCGGCGCGTGGCACCAGGGCCTCGTCCCGCAAGACGAGCTCACCGACGCCGAGCGCGACGAGCTCGCGCGCTTCTCCGACCTCGAGCACGCGCTCACCGATCGCATCGGCAACGACGGCCGCCCCGCCTTCCAGATCCCGCTCGCGCTCTCCTCGCGCGATCCGGATCTGCTCGCGCTCGATCGCATCAGCATGGCCGCGTGGCTCGATCGCGAGGGATACCGTACGCCGTTTCTGCGCTGGTACGTCCGCTACGCGACCCTCGACGACTTCGGCGCCGAGCCCGAAGAGGTCTCCGCCTGGGCCGCGCTGCACTACTTCGCCGCGCGCAAGCTCAAGACCCCCGAGCTCGAAGGCAGCCACTTCCTCGTCTGGCCCGAAGGCAACGGCCGCCTCGTCAAAGCCCTCGTCGACAAGGCCAGGCCGACGATCTCGCTCGGCGCGCTCGTCACCGCGATCGAGCCCATCACGAGCGGCGTCGAGATCCGCTGGCTCGACACCGCCACGCGCACCGCACGCCGCACGCAAGCGCGCGCCGTCGTGATCGCCGCGCCCGCCTTCATCACGCGCCGCCTCTTCCCGCGCGCCGCACCGAGCTTGCCCGCGCGCGCGAGCTCTCCATGGCTCGTCGCCAACCTTCACGTCGAGCGCCCGATCGATCCCGACATGGCGTGGGACTCGGTCCTCTTCGATGCGCAAGGCCTCGGCTACGTCGACGCGCGCCACCAGATGACCACGCTCTCCGCGCGCACCGTGCTCACCTACTACCGCGCGTTCGGCGATCACGACGTCAGCGCCGCACGAACAAAACTCCTCGAAGCATCGTGGGAAAACCTCGCAGACGACGTGCTGCGCGATCTGTCTCCCGCTCACCCCGAGCTGCGCGATCAGCTCGAACGCATGGACATCGTGCTGTGGGGCCACGCGATGCCGCGCCCTCGCCCAGGCTTCCTCGGCGAAGCACCGTTCGCTCCGGTTTGTCTTCTCGACGCGCGCATCGCGTGGGCGCACGCGGACCAACCCGGCATGGCCCTCTTCGAAGAGTCACAAGCGTCCGGCATCCGCGCCGCCGAGGCCCTCGCCCCGGCGCTCGGGCTCGACCTGGGCCCCACCTGGCTCTGA
- a CDS encoding PP2C family protein-serine/threonine phosphatase, with the protein MRTRFAGMTDVGLMREHNEDNLLVMPEYHVVAVADGMGGHRSGDVASRLAVSTLSDFFSVTVGRDGTWPFPADPNLTEEENYVVTGLRLANRRIFDRSLKTMADFGMGTTIVTAMFDKNATRVTVGHVGDSRCYRIRGDKIQQLTRDHSLVSDALHMAPWMTEEEIRRLPPNVITRALGIREDVLVDLLTEETSPGDIYLLCSDGLSGLVSDNQMREIVTAAPSLDEACRVLIERANFHGGTDNITVVLARVEPEP; encoded by the coding sequence ATGCGAACCCGGTTCGCCGGGATGACCGATGTCGGACTGATGCGCGAGCACAACGAGGACAACCTCCTCGTGATGCCCGAGTACCACGTCGTGGCCGTTGCCGACGGAATGGGCGGCCACCGCTCCGGCGACGTAGCAAGCCGACTCGCTGTCTCCACCCTCTCGGACTTCTTCTCCGTCACCGTTGGCCGCGACGGCACTTGGCCGTTCCCTGCCGACCCGAATCTCACCGAAGAGGAGAACTACGTCGTCACCGGGCTCCGCCTGGCCAACCGGCGCATCTTCGATCGCTCCCTCAAGACGATGGCCGACTTCGGCATGGGCACGACCATCGTCACCGCGATGTTCGACAAGAACGCCACGCGCGTGACCGTCGGACACGTGGGCGACAGCCGCTGCTACCGGATCCGCGGCGACAAGATCCAGCAGCTCACGCGCGACCACTCGCTGGTCAGCGACGCGCTGCACATGGCTCCGTGGATGACCGAAGAGGAAATCCGCCGCCTGCCGCCGAACGTGATCACGCGCGCCCTCGGCATCCGCGAAGACGTGCTCGTCGACCTCCTCACGGAAGAGACGAGCCCCGGCGACATCTACTTGCTCTGCTCCGACGGCCTCTCCGGCCTCGTGAGCGACAACCAGATGCGCGAGATCGTCACCGCTGCGCCCTCTCTCGACGAGGCGTGTCGCGTCCTCATCGAGCGCGCGAACTTCCACGGCGGCACCGACAACATCACGGTCGTCCTGGCTCGTGTAGAGCCCGAGCCGTAA
- a CDS encoding MBL fold metallo-hydrolase, giving the protein MELRVIGCHGGETPKHRTSSFILDERLAIDAGALTSGLEVAEQVKLEGVLVSHAHLDHVRDLATLADNRCQTACPPLVIAGTRETLRVLRTHFFNNELWPDFAAIPSIGQPTVRYLELEPEQPTEVAGCIVRAVHVSHTIDSAGFVVETRDGAIGYSGDTGPTERLWQVLEAQKNLRALLMEVSFPNREQRLATVSGHHTPRTLREDLLKLQRPQDLPTLLYHIKPVFQAEVERECARLEGVSLEVLKLGDHFVL; this is encoded by the coding sequence GTGGAGCTGCGCGTTATCGGCTGCCACGGCGGCGAGACACCCAAGCACAGGACGAGCTCGTTCATCCTCGACGAGCGGCTCGCGATCGACGCGGGTGCTCTCACGAGCGGGCTCGAGGTCGCCGAGCAGGTGAAGCTCGAGGGTGTGCTCGTCAGCCATGCGCACCTCGATCATGTCCGCGATCTCGCGACGCTCGCGGACAACCGATGTCAGACCGCATGTCCGCCGCTCGTGATCGCGGGCACGCGCGAGACGCTTCGCGTGCTGCGCACGCACTTCTTCAACAACGAGCTGTGGCCCGACTTCGCCGCGATCCCGAGCATCGGGCAGCCGACGGTGCGCTACCTCGAGCTCGAGCCCGAGCAGCCCACCGAGGTCGCGGGTTGCATCGTGCGCGCGGTGCACGTGTCGCACACGATCGACTCTGCGGGGTTCGTGGTCGAGACGCGCGATGGAGCGATCGGGTACAGCGGTGACACGGGGCCCACGGAGCGCCTGTGGCAGGTGCTCGAAGCGCAGAAGAACCTGCGCGCGCTGCTGATGGAGGTCTCGTTCCCGAACCGCGAGCAGCGCCTCGCCACGGTGAGCGGGCATCACACGCCGCGCACGCTGCGCGAGGATCTCTTGAAGCTCCAGCGCCCGCAGGACCTGCCGACGCTGCTCTACCACATCAAGCCTGTCTTCCAGGCCGAGGTGGAGCGGGAGTGCGCCCGCCTCGAAGGCGTGAGCCTCGAGGTCCTCAAGCTGGGCGATCACTTCGTCCTGTGA
- a CDS encoding Crp/Fnr family transcriptional regulator: protein MSDPLFARFGREFSAGDVLFREGEPGNVMFVIQSGAIRITKSVAGEERVIAVLGSGEFLGELAILNNKPRGATAVVMEPTRCLVIEAKTLETMVARNAEIAMRLIKKLAKRLDSADALIEILMHRDPKARIMLALARNADAFGEKTPDGIRIRTTSDQLARDVGVEPSAAAEVMTRLRRLRLASEVPGGILVADVARLQDFVEFLEMPQKFGGEG from the coding sequence ATGTCCGACCCGCTCTTCGCACGGTTTGGCCGTGAGTTTTCGGCCGGGGACGTGCTGTTTCGCGAAGGCGAGCCCGGCAACGTGATGTTCGTGATTCAGTCCGGCGCCATCCGGATCACGAAGTCCGTCGCGGGTGAGGAGCGCGTGATCGCGGTGCTTGGATCCGGCGAGTTCCTCGGCGAGCTCGCGATCCTCAACAACAAGCCGAGGGGCGCCACGGCGGTCGTCATGGAGCCGACGCGCTGCCTCGTGATCGAGGCGAAGACGCTCGAGACCATGGTCGCGCGCAACGCCGAGATCGCGATGCGGCTGATCAAGAAGCTCGCGAAGCGCCTCGACTCTGCCGACGCGCTCATCGAGATCCTGATGCACCGCGATCCGAAGGCCAGGATCATGCTCGCGCTCGCGCGCAACGCCGACGCGTTCGGCGAGAAGACGCCCGACGGCATCCGCATCCGCACGACGAGCGATCAGCTCGCGCGCGACGTGGGCGTCGAGCCCTCTGCGGCGGCCGAGGTGATGACGCGGCTGCGCAGGTTGCGGCTGGCCTCCGAGGTGCCCGGCGGCATCCTCGTGGCCGATGTGGCGAGGTTGCAGGACTTCGTCGAGTTCCTCGAGATGCCGCAGAAGTTCGGCGGGGAAGGCTGA
- the groL gene encoding chaperonin GroEL (60 kDa chaperone family; promotes refolding of misfolded polypeptides especially under stressful conditions; forms two stacked rings of heptamers to form a barrel-shaped 14mer; ends can be capped by GroES; misfolded proteins enter the barrel where they are refolded when GroES binds): protein MSAKQIIYSRGARAAILRGVNTLADAVKVTLGPKGRNVVIEKSWGSPVVTKDGVTVAKEVELHSKLENMGAQMVREVASKTSDKAGDGTTTATVLAQSIYNEGLRLVEAGHNPMDLKRGIEGAVSAILDELKKQAVATKDKEQIAQVATISANGDKEIGNILADAMEKVGKEGVITVEENKRMTTELDAVEGMQFDRGYLSPYFVTDPEKMKTILTNPLILVHEKKISAMADLLPLLEQVVRNGRELLIISEDIEGEALATLVVNKLRGTLKVAAVKAPGFGDRRKEMLKDIAILTGATSFMEDLGQKLETATLKDLGTAGRIEIDKDNTVIVNGAGDKNQIKGRIESIRKQIADTSSDYDREKLQERLAKLAGGVAVVRVGAATETEMKEKKARVEDALHATRAAVEEGIVPGGGVALMRAAKVLDGLKYGDERDVGVRIIRKSCEAPLRQIAQNAGVDGTVVAEKVRTGQGSFGYNAATDTYEDLLAAGVIDPAKVVHHALANASSVASLMLTTEALVADKPKKEEPAAARGGGGMGGMGGMGGMGGMGGMGGMGGMGDFDMG, encoded by the coding sequence ATGTCCGCGAAGCAGATCATCTATAGCCGTGGCGCTCGCGCCGCGATCCTCCGGGGCGTCAACACGCTCGCCGACGCCGTCAAGGTCACGCTCGGCCCGAAGGGCCGCAACGTCGTCATCGAGAAGAGCTGGGGCTCGCCCGTCGTCACCAAGGACGGCGTGACGGTGGCCAAGGAAGTCGAGCTGCACTCGAAGCTCGAGAACATGGGCGCGCAGATGGTGCGCGAGGTGGCGTCGAAGACGAGCGACAAGGCCGGCGACGGCACCACCACCGCGACCGTGCTCGCGCAGTCGATCTACAACGAGGGCCTTCGCCTCGTCGAAGCGGGCCACAACCCGATGGATCTGAAGCGCGGCATCGAGGGCGCCGTCTCCGCGATCCTCGATGAGCTGAAGAAGCAGGCCGTCGCGACGAAGGACAAGGAGCAGATCGCGCAGGTCGCCACCATCAGCGCCAACGGCGACAAGGAGATCGGCAACATCCTCGCCGACGCGATGGAGAAGGTCGGCAAGGAGGGCGTGATCACGGTCGAAGAGAACAAGCGCATGACGACCGAGCTCGACGCGGTCGAGGGCATGCAGTTCGACCGCGGCTATCTCTCGCCGTACTTCGTGACGGATCCCGAGAAGATGAAGACGATCCTCACGAACCCGCTCATCCTCGTGCACGAGAAGAAGATCTCGGCGATGGCCGATCTCCTCCCGCTGCTCGAGCAGGTGGTTCGCAACGGCCGCGAGCTGCTCATCATCTCCGAGGACATCGAGGGCGAGGCGCTCGCGACGCTCGTCGTCAACAAGCTGCGCGGCACGCTCAAGGTGGCGGCCGTCAAGGCGCCTGGCTTCGGCGATCGCCGCAAGGAGATGCTGAAGGACATCGCGATCCTCACGGGCGCGACCTCCTTCATGGAGGACCTCGGCCAGAAGCTCGAGACCGCGACGCTGAAGGACCTCGGCACCGCGGGCCGCATCGAGATCGACAAGGACAACACCGTCATCGTCAACGGCGCGGGCGACAAGAACCAGATCAAGGGCCGCATCGAGTCGATCCGCAAGCAGATCGCGGACACGTCGAGCGACTACGATCGCGAGAAGCTCCAGGAGCGCCTCGCGAAGCTCGCGGGCGGCGTCGCGGTGGTGCGCGTCGGCGCGGCGACCGAGACCGAGATGAAGGAGAAGAAGGCTCGCGTCGAGGACGCGCTGCACGCGACGCGCGCGGCCGTCGAAGAGGGCATCGTGCCCGGCGGCGGCGTGGCCTTGATGCGCGCGGCGAAGGTGCTCGACGGCCTGAAGTACGGCGACGAGCGCGACGTGGGCGTGCGGATCATCCGCAAGTCCTGCGAGGCGCCGCTGCGCCAGATCGCCCAGAACGCGGGCGTCGACGGCACGGTCGTGGCCGAGAAGGTCCGCACGGGCCAGGGCTCGTTCGGCTACAACGCGGCGACCGACACCTACGAGGACCTGCTCGCGGCCGGCGTCATCGACCCGGCGAAGGTCGTGCACCACGCGCTCGCCAACGCCTCGAGCGTGGCGTCGCTGATGCTCACGACCGAGGCCCTCGTCGCCGACAAGCCCAAGAAGGAAGAGCCCGCTGCGGCCCGTGGCGGCGGCGGCATGGGCGGCATGGGCGGCATGGGCGGCATGGGCGGCATGGGCGGCATGGGCGGCATGGGCGGCATGGGCGACTTCGACATGGGCTGA
- the groES gene encoding co-chaperone GroES has protein sequence MKIRPLHDRIVVKRLESESQTKGGIIIPDTAKEKPIEGRVVAVGNGKVLRDGKVRPLDIKVGDVVLFGKYSGNEVKYDGEEHVLLREDDVLAVTRSAGEG, from the coding sequence ATGAAGATCAGGCCGCTGCACGACCGCATCGTGGTCAAGCGTCTCGAGAGCGAGAGCCAGACGAAGGGTGGGATCATCATCCCCGACACCGCGAAGGAGAAGCCCATCGAGGGGCGCGTGGTGGCCGTGGGCAACGGCAAGGTCCTCAGGGACGGCAAGGTTCGTCCGCTCGACATCAAGGTCGGCGACGTCGTCCTCTTCGGCAAGTACAGCGGGAACGAGGTGAAGTACGACGGCGAGGAGCACGTGCTCCTTCGCGAAGACGACGTGCTCGCCGTCACCCGCTCGGCGGGAGAGGGCTGA
- a CDS encoding RecQ family ATP-dependent DNA helicase, producing MAEMPARRKVPWSRLLDEAQERFGVERFRPGQRELMEAALSGRDAIGLLPTGAGKSLCYELPSLFLPDPVVVVSPLLALIKDQGDKLAEADIDATRLDSTLSAGEAREATEQIRRGKPSLVYLTPERLERPDVLEDLRRGGVSLFVVDEAHCVSQWGHDFRPAYLYIRDAIRELGRPPVLALTATATPAVLDDIRKVLGLEDARVVSASIERENLFFEVFRTVSEEAKLERLESILREQPGVGIVYVATVREAEELPKALEARGVKAGRYHGKLKKNERDEAQARFMADEYRVMVATKAFGMGIDKPDLRFVVHWAFPDSVESYYQEAGRAGRDGEPARAALLYRLEDRRVQAYFLGGKHPRKEHAERVINVLGASGEKEASARDIAEMADLPERRAKVVLAALEAEGLVDRQKGTFRRRKKRVGPEDAARISAEHEKRSQDDRARLEAMMRYAETTECRTRYLRRYFGEPEGDECSHCDNCRDKPAQRLAVAAAAAAASGPPVPDVPSLRDDAASAPPFTPGQAVRHEKFGTGEVVSVDESRVTVNFPGETGTRVLQASFLEAA from the coding sequence ATGGCGGAGATGCCCGCGCGGCGCAAGGTTCCCTGGTCCCGTCTGCTCGACGAGGCGCAAGAGCGCTTCGGCGTCGAGCGCTTCCGGCCCGGCCAGCGCGAGCTCATGGAAGCCGCCCTCTCCGGCCGGGACGCCATCGGCCTGCTCCCCACCGGCGCCGGCAAGTCGCTCTGCTACGAGCTGCCCTCGCTCTTTCTCCCCGACCCCGTCGTGGTCGTCTCCCCGCTCCTCGCGCTCATCAAGGACCAGGGCGACAAGCTCGCCGAGGCCGACATCGACGCGACGAGGCTCGACTCCACCCTCTCCGCCGGCGAGGCGCGCGAGGCCACCGAGCAGATAAGGCGCGGAAAACCCTCGCTCGTCTACCTAACGCCCGAGCGGCTCGAGCGCCCCGACGTGCTCGAAGACCTGCGCCGCGGCGGCGTCTCCTTGTTCGTCGTGGACGAGGCCCATTGCGTCTCGCAATGGGGCCACGATTTCAGGCCCGCCTATCTCTACATTCGCGACGCCATCCGCGAGCTCGGCCGCCCGCCCGTCCTCGCCCTCACCGCGACGGCAACGCCCGCCGTGCTCGACGACATCCGCAAGGTGCTCGGCCTTGAGGACGCGCGCGTGGTCTCGGCCTCGATCGAGCGCGAGAACCTGTTCTTCGAGGTCTTCCGCACGGTGAGCGAGGAGGCCAAGCTCGAGCGCCTCGAAAGCATCCTGCGCGAGCAGCCGGGCGTCGGCATCGTTTACGTGGCCACCGTGCGCGAGGCCGAGGAGCTCCCCAAGGCGCTCGAGGCGCGCGGGGTCAAGGCCGGCCGCTATCACGGCAAGCTCAAGAAGAACGAGCGCGACGAGGCGCAGGCGCGGTTCATGGCCGACGAATACCGCGTCATGGTCGCCACCAAGGCGTTCGGAATGGGCATCGACAAACCCGACCTGCGCTTCGTCGTGCACTGGGCGTTCCCGGATTCGGTCGAGAGCTATTACCAGGAAGCCGGGCGCGCGGGCCGCGACGGGGAGCCTGCGCGCGCGGCGCTGCTCTACCGGCTCGAAGATCGGCGCGTGCAGGCGTATTTCCTGGGCGGCAAGCACCCGCGCAAGGAGCACGCCGAGCGGGTGATCAACGTCCTCGGCGCCTCCGGCGAAAAGGAGGCGTCCGCGCGCGACATCGCCGAGATGGCCGATCTGCCCGAGCGGCGCGCGAAGGTGGTCCTCGCCGCGCTCGAAGCCGAGGGGCTGGTCGACCGGCAAAAGGGCACATTCCGGCGCCGCAAGAAGCGCGTGGGCCCCGAGGACGCGGCCCGGATCTCCGCCGAGCACGAGAAGCGCTCCCAGGACGACCGGGCGCGGCTCGAGGCCATGATGCGCTATGCCGAGACCACCGAATGCAGGACCCGCTACCTGCGCCGCTATTTCGGCGAGCCCGAGGGAGACGAGTGCAGCCATTGCGACAACTGCCGCGACAAACCCGCCCAGCGCCTCGCCGTGGCTGCCGCCGCCGCCGCCGCATCGGGCCCCCCCGTCCCCGATGTGCCCTCCCTGCGCGACGATGCGGCCTCTGCGCCTCCCTTCACGCCAGGACAGGCCGTGCGTCACGAGAAATTCGGCACGGGCGAGGTCGTCAGCGTGGACGAGAGCCGGGTGACGGTGAATTTCCCGGGCGAGACGGGGACGCGCGTTCTGCAGGCGTCGTTCCTGGAGGCCGCCTAG
- a CDS encoding LysR family transcriptional regulator, giving the protein MAPPNLSGIDLNLLVACEVLLSERSVTRAAERLGVTQSAASHALGRLRELFGDPLLVRARSGMVLTPHAEALAPALRESLAGLAQVLGRGQRFDPAEARRRFSMSTSDYAQILVLPALIERLSATAPGIDVAIRGPTFGPARALEAGELDLVIGPITEDLPGIRALSGIEDGFVCVVRRGHPALGGGALTLEHYLALGHVLIAPRGIRPSPVDLALSAIGKARRVVVEVPSFMVAPELVACSDFVLTLPSRLAARFAPALGLEVHAPPIKVEGFSFRVYWHERSQHDAGHAWFRTLVHEVCRGLGPPPGVWPG; this is encoded by the coding sequence GTGGCGCCGCCCAACCTCTCCGGAATCGACCTGAACCTCCTCGTCGCCTGCGAGGTCCTCTTGAGCGAGCGCAGCGTCACGCGCGCCGCCGAGCGCCTCGGCGTCACGCAGTCGGCCGCGAGCCACGCGCTCGGGCGCCTGCGCGAGCTGTTCGGCGACCCGCTGCTCGTGCGCGCGCGAAGCGGGATGGTGTTGACCCCGCACGCCGAGGCGCTCGCCCCGGCGCTGCGCGAATCGCTGGCCGGGCTCGCGCAGGTGCTCGGCCGCGGACAGCGCTTCGACCCCGCGGAGGCCCGCAGGCGCTTCTCGATGTCCACCAGCGATTACGCGCAGATCCTCGTCCTGCCCGCGCTGATCGAGCGGCTCTCGGCGACAGCGCCGGGGATCGACGTCGCGATCCGCGGGCCCACGTTCGGGCCCGCGCGGGCGCTCGAGGCGGGGGAGCTCGACCTCGTGATCGGGCCCATCACCGAGGATCTGCCGGGCATCCGCGCGCTCTCCGGCATCGAGGACGGGTTCGTTTGCGTGGTGCGGCGGGGGCATCCGGCGCTCGGGGGCGGGGCGCTCACGCTGGAGCATTATCTCGCGCTCGGGCACGTGCTCATCGCCCCGCGCGGCATCCGGCCGAGCCCGGTGGATCTGGCCCTGTCGGCGATTGGAAAGGCGCGTCGGGTGGTGGTGGAGGTGCCGAGCTTCATGGTCGCGCCCGAGCTCGTCGCGTGCTCGGACTTCGTGCTCACCTTGCCTTCACGGCTCGCGGCGAGGTTCGCCCCTGCGCTCGGGCTCGAGGTGCACGCGCCGCCCATCAAGGTCGAGGGCTTTTCCTTTCGCGTCTACTGGCACGAGCGAAGCCAGCACGACGCGGGGCACGCGTGGTTTCGCACGCTCGTCCACGAGGTCTGCCGCGGGCTGGGGCCGCCGCCCGGGGTTTGGCCGGGCTAG